The DNA window TGCAGTTCAAATGGGTTTAATTTATGTGAATCCTGAAGGTGTTGATGGAAAACCAGATCCTTTAAAAACTGCCATGGATGTTAGAACAACCTTTAAAAGAATGGCCATGAACGACGAAGAAACAGTTGCCTTAGCAGCCGGTGGACATACTGTTGGAAAGGCACATGGAAATGGAGATGCGTCAAAATTAAGTCCTAATCCGGAAGCTGGAGAGGTGCATCAACAAGGATTCGGTTGGATGAATCCAATGGGTAAAGGAAATGCTGAAGACACTGTAACTAGTGGTCTTGAAGGAGCATGGACCACAACACCTAACAAATGGAATCACACGTATTTTTATTTGTTGTTGAAGTATGAATGGGAATTGAAAAAGAGTCCGGCTGGTGCATGGCAATGGGAGCCTATTAATATTAAAGAGGAAGATAAACCAATGGATGCTCATTTGAAGGGTGTTCGCCGCAACCCAATTATGACGGATGCAGATATGGCCATGAAAATGGATCCTGAATACCGTAAAATTTCGGAACGATTTTTCAATGATCCTACCTATTTTGAAGATGTATTTGCGCGCGCTTGGTTTAAACTTACACACCGTGATTTAGGACCGAAAAGCCGTTATTTAGGAGCAGATGTTCCAAGTGAAGATTTAATTTGGCAAGATCCTATTCCTGCTGCTGAATATACGCTTACAGATGCTGAAACGGAAGAGTTAAAGTCGAAATTACTCAACTCAGGAATTTCTTCGGTTGATCTTATTACAACAGCATGGGACAGTGCGCGTACCTTTAGAAGTTCAGATTTTAGAGGAGGCGCAAACGGTGCAAGAATTTGTTTAACTCCACAAATAAATTGGGAAGGAAATGAACCTGATAAATTAAATCGCGTTGTAAGCAAGTTAAAAGAAATTCAAGCAGGGTTAAAGAAAAAAGTAAGCATGGCTGATTTGATTGTTTTAGGTGGAGTTGCAGCCATTGAAAAAGCAGCAAACGATGCAGGGCATAAAGTGAAGGTTCCTTTTAACGGAGGAAGAGGCGATGCCACGCAAGAAACAACCGATGCTGAATCATTTAACTATTTAGAACCTGTG is part of the Bacteroidota bacterium genome and encodes:
- the katG gene encoding catalase/peroxidase HPI — encoded protein: METKKGKCPVMHGGNTLAQNTVTDWWPNSLNLDILHQHDRKSNPNQAEFNYKEEFKNLNLENLKTDLKNLMTESQDWWPADWGHYGGLMIRMAWHAAGTYRVSDGRGGANNGNQRFAPLNSWPDNANLDKARRLLWPVKKKYGNKISWADLFILAGNMAYESMGFKTFGFAGGREDIWNPEKDINWGVEKDWLGKSRYADATSDSLDNPLAAVQMGLIYVNPEGVDGKPDPLKTAMDVRTTFKRMAMNDEETVALAAGGHTVGKAHGNGDASKLSPNPEAGEVHQQGFGWMNPMGKGNAEDTVTSGLEGAWTTTPNKWNHTYFYLLLKYEWELKKSPAGAWQWEPINIKEEDKPMDAHLKGVRRNPIMTDADMAMKMDPEYRKISERFFNDPTYFEDVFARAWFKLTHRDLGPKSRYLGADVPSEDLIWQDPIPAAEYTLTDAETEELKSKLLNSGISSVDLITTAWDSARTFRSSDFRGGANGARICLTPQINWEGNEPDKLNRVVSKLKEIQAGLKKKVSMADLIVLGGVAAIEKAANDAGHKVKVPFNGGRGDATQETTDAESFNYLEPVHDGFRNWLKKSYTVQPEELLVDRCQLMGLTAPEMTVLIGGMRVLGANFGAQKHGVFTDRVGSLSNDFFVNLTDMRYTWKPAGENLYNLVDRKSGSTKWTATRVDLVFGSNSILRAYSEFYAQDDNKERFVNDFIKAWTKVMNADRFDLK